The sequence below is a genomic window from Streptomyces sp. NBC_00582.
CACGCGCCCGCGCCCGACACCGCGCCCCTTACTTCAGGTACCTCTCCGCGAACTCCAGTTCCAGCCGGACCTGCTTGATCCGCTCGTCGACGACCAGTGACCCGTGCCCGGCGTCGTAGCGGTACACCTCGTGCACGGCCCCCCGGGCCTCCAGCCGCTTCACATAGTTGTCGATCTGGCGGATGGGGCAGCGCGGGTCGTTCACCCCCGCAGAGATGTAGACCGGCGCCTTGACGTCGTCGACGTACGTCAGGGGCGACGAGGCCTCGAAGCGGTCCGGCACCTCCTCCGGGGTGCCCCCGAGCAGCGTCCGGTCCATCGCCTTCAGCGCCTCCATCTCGTCGTGGTACGCCGTGACGTAGTCCGCGACCGGCACCGCCGCGATCCCCAGCGTCCACGCGTCCGGCTGGGTGCCGAGCCCGAGGAGGGTGAGGTAGCCGCCCCAGGAGCCGCCGGTGAGGATCAGCCGGGCGGGGTCGGCGAGACCCGACGACACGGCCCACTCCCGGACCGCCTCGATGTCCTCCAGCTCGATCAGACCGACCCGCACCTTCAGCGCGTCCGTCCAGGCCCGCCCGTACCCCGTGGAGCCGCGGTAGTTGACGCGGATCACCGCGTACCCGTGGTCCACCCAGGCCGCCGGCGCCGCCGCGAAGGCGTCGCTGTCGTGCCAGGTCGGACCGCCGTGGATGTCGAAGACGGTCGGCAGCGGCCCGCTCGCCCCCGCCGGCTTCTGGACCAGCGCGTGGATCCGGCCGCCGGGGCCCTCCACCCACACGTCCTCCACGGCGACCGAGCCCGGGGACTTCATCCCGGGCGGGTCGAGGACGACCTGCCCGGTCGTCGAGCGGACCACCGGCGGCTCGGCGGCCGAGGACCACAGGTACTCCACGCTGCCGTCCGGCCGCGCCGTCGCCCCCGAGACCGTGCCCCGCGGGGTCGGCACCCGCTCGAGACCGCCGCCCGCCAGGTCGTAGCGGAAGAGTTCGCTGCGCGCCTCGAAGCTGTGCGCGATGAGCAGCCCGGAGCCGTCCGGGTACCACTCGGCGCTGACGTCACCCGGCAGGTCCAGCGCCAGGTCGGTCTCCTCGCCCGTGGCCACGTCCCACACGAGCGGTTCCCAGCGGCCGCGCCGCTGGTGTCCGATCAGCAGCCGGGTGTCGCCGTCCACCGGGGCGAAGCCCAGGACCTCCAGGCCCAGCTCCTCCTTGCCGCCGTCGGTGTCGTCCAGCTCGGCGACCCGCGTGCCGTCCGGGCGCACCACCCGCAGCGCGGAGTGCATCGCGTCGCCGTGCTCGGTGTGCTCGATCGCGATCAGCGTGCCGTCGTGGGAGAGGTCCCCGACGCCCGCCGACTCCCGGTGGCGGTACAGCTCGAAGGGCGCCTCGCCGACCCGTGCCACATGGATCGTCGTCCCCTCCTCGTCGGTCGAACGGCCCACCACCGCCGTCCGTCCGTCGCGGCCGAGCGCGAGGCCCGCCGGGTACGACGGGTCGAGGCCGGGGGTGGCCAGCTCGTCCTCGCCGCCCTCGAACGGCTGCCGGCGCCAGACGCCGAACTCGTCGCCGTCCTTGTCGTCGAACCACCAGATCCACGCGCCGTCCGGGGAGAGCACGCCGTCCGTCGTGCCGTTCGCCCGTTGCGTCACCTGCCGCTGCTCGCCGGTGGCCCGGTCCCAGGCGTACAGCTCATACGTACCCGTCGCATTGGAGACGAACAGGGAACGGTCGGGCGTGTCCTCCGCCCAGTCCGGCAATGACACCCTGGGCGCCCTGAAGCGCTTCTCCCAGTCCGGCGTCTCCTCGTGCCGCCCCGGCGCGGCGGACCCGTAGCTCTCAGTCATGGACCCATACTGCCCGCCCTCGGCGACAAACGACCTCCGCTGGGCGCGGCCTGTGGATAACCTTTACATCCGCGCAGGTCAGACGATTTTCTGTGGTGACTGCAACAACTGGCGACCGAGGCGTGCCGACCCCGCGCCCGGGCACCTCGGCCGTGCCACGTACCGTGGTGGCGTGTACCGGTTCCTGCTGACGCCCCGCTGGTGGGGGATCAACGTCTTCGTGCTGCTGGCGATCCCCTTCTGTGTGTTCATGGGGTCCTGGCAGCTCAGCCGGTTCGAGGCGCGGGTCGACGACCACCGGACGGCGAAGGCCCGGGCCGAGACCGACCGTGAGGAGGCGGCCCGGCCGCTCGCGGAGCTGCTGCCCGTGGACAAGGCGACCTCCGGCAAGCAGGTCACCGCCGTCGGCCGGTACGGAAGGCAGTTGCTGGTGCCCGGCCGTGAGCTGGACGGCAGGAACGGCTTCTATGTGCTGACCCTGCTGCGCACCGACGGCGGCAAGGCCCTGCCCGTCGTCCGCGGCTGGCTGCCCGGCACGGCGGACGCCGCGAAGGCGCCCGCGCCGCCCTCCGGCGAGGTCACCGTGACCGGCGCGCTCCAGGCCTCCGAGCAGCCGGGTGACAACGGCGTGAGCGCCGAGGGCGGCCTGCCGTCCGGGCAGACCGCGGCGATCAGCGCCGCCTCCCTGGTCAACCTCGTGCCGTACGACGTCTACGACGCGTGGGTCACCCTCGACCGCGCCGACAGCGGCATGAGGACGGTGCCGGTGAGCGCGGCCCCGAACACGGGGCTGGATCTGAAGGCGTTCCAGAACCTGGGCTACACCGGCGAGTGGTTCGTCTTCGCCGGGTTCGTGGTGTTCATGTGGTTCCGGCTGCTGCGCCGCGAGGTGGAGTTCGCACGGGACGCGGCCCTCGGGATCGCTCCCGAGGGGTCCGAGGCGGTGGTGGCTCAGGAGGACGCCAGCACGCCCGTCCGGTAGACCGTCCCCGCGCAGGCGTTCGGCACGGTCGCCGAGACGGTCGTGGAGCCGTCGTCCGCGGTGTAGGCCACGACCACGCTGCCGTCGGCGGTGCCGTCCTCGGTGAGCAGCTGGCTGCTGACGCCCGTGGAGGTGTCACCCGTGGTGCTCGACTGCTCGGTCGGCGACGGGGAGGGCGAGGTCTCGCCTCCGGTGCTGCCGCCGCTGGTGCTCGTGGTCGGACAGGTCTCGGTCGGCTGCCAGGCGAACTTCACCTCGTACGCGGACCCCGGCGCGAGGACGTACTGGGTGACGTAGAGGGAGGGGTCGGGCAGGCCGGCCGCCGCGTCGCCGGAGGCGTGCTGCACAACGGTGATCTTCGTCGGGTCGGCGGCGCCCTGGGCGGCCGGGGTGAGGGTGACGGCACCGGCGACGGTGCAGGCCGAGTCGGAGACGTTGGCGACGCGGAAGGTGCCGTAGACGATCCCGGCGGAGTCGGCGCCGGCCACGTTCGCGGAGGTGGAGCCGAGCTGGGAGGCGGTGCAGGCGGCGGCGGAGTCGGCGGCGGTCGAGGAGGACGCGCTGCCGCTGGAGGCGCCGGTGCTGCCGGTGCCCTTGCTCTCGCCGGTCTCGGTGCTGCCGCCCTTGCCCTGCTCGTCGGTCTTGCCGGAGGAGTCGCCGACCTTGCCGCCGGTGGTCCCGTCGGGGCCCTTGCCCTGACTGGTGCCGCCCTGGGCCTGGGAGGCCTGGCCGGCGATGGCGGGGTTGGCGTCGGAGCCGCCGGCGGCGGAGACGTGCAGGACGGCGGGGACGGCGGTGCCGACGAAGAGCGCCGCGGCGGCCATGCCGACGGCGGCCTGCCGCTTGCGGGCGCGGCGGGCGGGGACGGCCCGGCGCAGATGGTCCAGGCTCCCCTCGCGCGGCTCCATCTCCTGGACCGCCTGGTGCAGCATCCGGCGCAGTGCCAGCTCGTCCGAGTCGAGCCCGCCCCGGCCCTGGTCGTCGAGGTGGTGGTTCACGGTTTCGTTCCCAGCGTGCGATTGCTTCGGGTCGTCTGTGTCCGGCCGCATCGGCTCGTGCCACGCGTACGGTTCGTGGCGCTCGTGCGAGTCGCGGCCCTCGGCCTCGTCGTTCACGCCGACGCCTCCATCGAGATGCGCAGGGCGGCTATGCCGCGTGAGCCGTAGGCCTTGACCGACCCCAGGGAGATGCCGAGGGTCTCGGCGACCTGGGCCTCGGTCATGTCGGCGAAGTAGCGCAGCACGAGGACCTCGCGCTGGCGGCGCTGGAGGCCCTTCATCGCCTTGATGAGCGAGTCGCGCTCGAGCTGGTCGTAGGCGCCCTCCTCCGCGCTGGCCATGTCCGGCATCGGCTTGGACAGCAGCTTCAGTCCGAGGATGCGGCGGCGCAGGGCGGAGCGGGAGAGGTTGACGACGGTCTGGCGCAGATAGGCGAGGGTCTTCTCCGGGTCGCGGACGCGTTTGCGCGCGGAGTGGACGCGGATGAAGGCCTCCTGGACGACGTCCTCGCAGGAGGCGGTGTCGTCGAGGAGGAGGGCGGCGAGACCGAGCAGCGAGCGGTAGTGGGCCCGGTAGGTCTCGGTGAGGTGGTCGACGGTGGTACCGGCGGCCACGGTGTTCTCGGCGGAGGCGGACTGGTCGGCGCCGTCACGCTGGCTGGGGATGCGGGTGGGCCGCGCTGCGGGCATGGGCGCGATCACCGGCATGCCGCCGGGTGCCCCGGCGACACGGGGTCGCAGGACGGCACGTGTCCTGGGAAGTTCGAGTACCTCTGCCACGCCAGTTGGACACACGTCCCCCCGTGGAGGTTGTACGTGCCGGGCGTCACTTTTCCGTCGGACGAGGCCACGCCTACCCGTCTCATGTGTCCCGCTCTTCCCTTGTATCCCATATGAACGGGCGTCCCCACGCCCGGATCACGGCGTCCCCACGCCGGGACCGCAAAGACGCTCCCCGCCCTGCGCGCGGTTGCGCAGAACGGGGAGGAAGTCTTAGGACAATCTTCAAACGACAACGCTGTCCGAAACAAGTGGTCCGAACCATCGACCGGCTCACACTTTGGCATGGCCCTGGCCAGCGCATTTGCGCACAGGCCCCGACCCGGCGCCGTCTCTCGCTCCTGACCGACGAGTCAGTTCCGCTCGGCCGCCACCAGCTCCGCGATCTGGGCGGTGTTGAGCGCGGCCCCTTTGCGCAGATTGTCCCCGCAGACGAACAGTTCCAGGGCGGTCGGATCGTCCAGGGCCCGCCGGACCCGGCCCACCCAGGTCGGATCGGTGCCGACGACGTCGGCGGGCGTGGGGAACTCCCCCGCCTCCGGGTTGTCGAACAGCACGACCCCGGGCGCGGTGGCGATGATCTCGCGGGCGCCGTCCACGGTGACCGTGTCCTGGAAGCGGGCGTGGACGGTGAGGGAGTGCGTGGTGACGACCGGCACCCGGACACAGGTCACGGCCACCGGAAGCTTCGGCAGTCCGAGGATCTTGCGGGACTCGTCCCGCACCTTCATCTCCTCCGACGACCAGCCGTCCTCGCGCAGCGACCCGGCCCACGGCACGACGTTCAGCGCGACCGGCTCCGGGAAGGGCCCGGTGTTCTCCCCGACCGCCCGGCGTACGTCACCGGGGCAGGTCCCCAGCTCGGTGCCGGCCACCAGCGACATCTGCTGCCGGAGCGTCTCCACCCCGGCCCGCCCGGCCCCGCTGACCGCCTGGTACGAGGACACCACCAGCTCGCGCAGCCCGTACGCGGCGTGCAGCGCGCCCAGGGCGACGATCATCGACAGGGTGGTGCAGTTGGGGTTGGCGACGATCCCGCGCGGCCGGATGTGCACGGCGTGCGGATTGACCTCGGGGACGACCAGCGGCACGTCCGGGTCCATCCGGAAGGCGGCGGAGTTGTCCACGACGACCACGCCCCGGGCGGCGGCGATCGGCGCCCAACGCGCGGCGATCTCGTCCGGGACGTCGAACAGGGCGATGTCGACCCCGTCGAAGGCGTCCTCCGACAGGGCCACGACCTCGGTCTCCGCACCGCGCACGGCCAGCTTGCGGCCGGCCGAGCGCGGCGAGGCGACGAGACGGATCTCGCCCCAGATGTCCGCCCGCTGGGACAGGATCTGGAGCATGACGGTGCCGACGGCCCCGGTCGCCCCCACGACCGCGAGCGTCGGCCGATGTGTCCCGGGCATCAGCGCCCGGTGCCTCCGTAGACGACGGCCTCGTCGCTGTCGGAGTCGAGCCCGAAGGCGCTGTGCACGGCGCGGACCGCCTCGTTGACGTCGTCGGCGCGGGTGACGACCGAGATACGGATCTCGGAGGTCGAGATCAGCTCGATGTTCACCCCCGCGTCGGACAGCGCGGTGAAGAAGTCGGCGGTGACGCCGGGGTTGGTCTTCATGCCCGCGCCGACCAGCGAGATCTTGCCGATCTGGTCGTCGTAGCGCAGCGAGTCGAAGCCGATGCCGGACTTGTTCTTCTCCAGGGCGTCGATGGCCTTGCGGCCCTCGGCCTTGGGGAGCGTGAAGGAGATGTCCGTCAGGCCGGTCGACGCGGCGGACACGTTCTGCACGATCATGTCGATGTTGATCTCGGCGTCGGAGATCGTCCGGAAGATCGCGGCGGCCTCGCCCGGCTTGTCCGGCACACCGACGACCGTGATCTTGGCCTCGGAGGTGTCGTGCGCGACACCGGAGATGATGGCCTGCTCCACCTTCTGGTCCCCAATCGGCTCACTGCTGACCCAGGTGCCCTGAAGTCCGCTGAAGCTGGACCGGACATGGATCGGGATGTTGTAGCGGCGGGCGTACTCCACACAGCGGTGGAGCAGCACCTTGGAGCCGGAGGCCGCGAGCTCCAGCATGTCCTCGAAGGCGATCCAGTCGATCTTCCGGGCCTTCTTCACCACGCGCGGGTCGGCGGTGAACACACCGTCGACGTCGGTGTAGATCTCGCAGACCTCGGCGTCGAGCGCGGCGGCGAGGGCGACGGCGGTCGTGTCGGAGCCACCGCGACCCAGGGTCGTGATGTCCTTCTTGTCCTGGCTGACACCCTGGAACCCGGCGACGATGGCGATGTTGCCCTTGTCGAGGGACTCCCGGATACGGCCCGGCGTGACATCGATGATCCGGGCTTTGTTGTGGACCGAGTCGGTGATGACGCCTGCCTGGCTTCCGGTGAAGCTCTGGGCCTCGTGACCCAGGTTTTTGATCGCCATGGCCAACAGGGCCATGGAGATCCGCTCTCCGGCGGTCAGCAGCATGTCGAACTCACGCCCGGCAGGCATCGGTGACACCTGCTCGGCGAGATCGATCAGCTCGTCCGTCGTGTCGCCCATCGCGGAAACGACGACGACCACCTGGTGGCCGTTCTTCTTCGCTTCCACGATCCGCTTGGCGACGCGCTTGATGCCCTCGGCATCGGCTACGGAGGAGCCTCCGTACTTCTGCACGACAAGGCCCACGTGCGCTCCTCGCTCAGTTTGTCTTCATTCCGCACATACGCCCTTGTACTGCGGTCGGCTCAGTCTAACGAGCGCCCGAAACTCACCCCCCGAGTACCGCATCGTGAGATGTGATCGCGGTGCGCCGGACACCCGTTCGCAGGCTTCCCTTCCCACTGAAACGAAAGTGATAGCTGTGAATTAAGTTTCAAGCAGTTCGCTCGCACTATCGTGCGACTGTGCATGTACTCCTGGTGGAAGACGACGAGCCGGTCGCCGAGTCGTTGCGGCGCGGACTGAGGCGCTACGGCTTCGAGGTCGACTGGGTCACCACGGGCGCCGCCGCCCTCGCCCACGCCGGCCCCTACGACGTCGTCCTCCTCGACCTGGGCCTGCCCGACACCGACGGCCTCGACGTGTGCAAGGCGCTGCGCGAGCGCGGGAACGTGCCGATCATCGTGATCAGCGCCCGCAGCGACGAGACGGACCGGGTGGTGGGCCTGGAGCTCGGCGCGGACGACTACGTCTCGAAGCCCTTCGGAGTCCGGGAGGTCATCGCGCGGATACGGGCCGTGATGCGGCGCGCGCAGCCCCGTACGGCCGCCGAGAGCGGTCCCGACCGCTACGGCGCACGGCTGACGATCGACCGCAAGGCGGCCCGGGTGCACGTGGACGGCGCGGAGGTCGCCCTCGCGCCCAAGGAGTACGACCTGCTGGCGTTCCTCACCGAGGAGCCGGGCGCGCTGATGTCCCGCGAGCAGATCATGGAAGCGGTCTGGGACGCGAACTGGTTCGGCCCGACCAAGACGCTCGACGTCCATGTGGCGGCGCTGCGGCGCAAACTCGCGGGGGTCGTCACCATCGAGGCGGTGCGCGGGGTCGGCTTCCGGCTGGAGCTCACGACGTGAACCGCCAGCTCATCCGCAGCTACATCCTGCTCGTCGCGGTCGCCATCCTGCTGTTCACGGTGCCGGTCGCCTTCACCCTCACCAAGCAGCTCCGCGACGACACCGAGCTGTCCGTCCAGCGCGAGGCCGCCACCATGGCCCTGCTGCTCGGAGGGGGCGACACCATCTCCTGCGAGGCCCTGACCGAGGTGGCCGAGGCATACGGCCAGGAGACCCCCGGCGACGTCCAGGTCACCCCGACCAGCAGCTGCACCCCCGACCTGCACCGACCCGCCGAGGACGCGGCGCTGGCCCGGGCCGTGCAGAAGAACGAGCCGACCACCGACTGGGGCTCCGACTTCATCTGGGGCGAGCAGCTCACCGTGACCGTCCCCGCCCAGGGGGACGCGGCCGTGCGGATCGTCTACTCGACCTCGGACATGACCCGCCGCCTGTGGCAGATCTGGGGCTTCCGGGCCGGGCTCGCTGTGCTCGTCCTGGCGGCGGCCGCCGCGATCGGCGCCTACGCCGCCCGCCGGATCACCGCACCCTTGCGCGAACTCAACTCCATGGCCAGCAAGTTCAGCGACGGCGATCTGACCGCGCGCTCCCCGGTGACGGGCCCCGCGGAGACGCAGACCCTCGCCCGCACCCTCAACCAGGGCGCCGAACGCCTGGACACGCTGGTCGCCTCGCAGCGCATCTTCGTCGCGGACGCCTCCCACCAACTGCGGACCCCGCTCACGGCGTTGCGGCTGTCGCTGGACAACATCGCGGACGGCGTGGACGACGAGTTCGTCAGGGAGGATGTGGAGCAGGCGACCGCCGAGGTCGTCCGGATGAGCCGGCTGGTGAACGGCCTGCTGGTACTGGCCCGGGCCGAGGCGAAGGTGACGGACGCGGAGCCGCTGCCGCTGATGGACATCGTGGACGAACGCCTCACGGTGTGGAGACCGGCCGCCGACGAGCGCGGAGTCACCATCGCGCTCAGGGGGAGTGGTGTCGACGGCCGGCCGTCTGTGCTGGCCAGCCCCGGTCATCTGGACCAGGTGCTGGACAACGTGCTCTCGAACGCGCTGGAGGTCTCGCCGGACGGCGGGACGATCACCGTACGGCTGGAGCCCGGATCCGGTGCGCGGGAGGTGGTCCTCTCCGTCGCGGACGGGGGACCGGGCATGTCGGACGCGGAGAAGTCCCGCGCCTTCGACCGCTTCTGGCGCGGTCAGGGCCTGACCGGGCGGTCCGGCTCCGGTCTCGGCCTCGCCGTCGTCAGAC
It includes:
- a CDS encoding aspartate-semialdehyde dehydrogenase, which produces MPGTHRPTLAVVGATGAVGTVMLQILSQRADIWGEIRLVASPRSAGRKLAVRGAETEVVALSEDAFDGVDIALFDVPDEIAARWAPIAAARGVVVVDNSAAFRMDPDVPLVVPEVNPHAVHIRPRGIVANPNCTTLSMIVALGALHAAYGLRELVVSSYQAVSGAGRAGVETLRQQMSLVAGTELGTCPGDVRRAVGENTGPFPEPVALNVVPWAGSLREDGWSSEEMKVRDESRKILGLPKLPVAVTCVRVPVVTTHSLTVHARFQDTVTVDGAREIIATAPGVVLFDNPEAGEFPTPADVVGTDPTWVGRVRRALDDPTALELFVCGDNLRKGAALNTAQIAELVAAERN
- a CDS encoding aspartate kinase, translated to MGLVVQKYGGSSVADAEGIKRVAKRIVEAKKNGHQVVVVVSAMGDTTDELIDLAEQVSPMPAGREFDMLLTAGERISMALLAMAIKNLGHEAQSFTGSQAGVITDSVHNKARIIDVTPGRIRESLDKGNIAIVAGFQGVSQDKKDITTLGRGGSDTTAVALAAALDAEVCEIYTDVDGVFTADPRVVKKARKIDWIAFEDMLELAASGSKVLLHRCVEYARRYNIPIHVRSSFSGLQGTWVSSEPIGDQKVEQAIISGVAHDTSEAKITVVGVPDKPGEAAAIFRTISDAEINIDMIVQNVSAASTGLTDISFTLPKAEGRKAIDALEKNKSGIGFDSLRYDDQIGKISLVGAGMKTNPGVTADFFTALSDAGVNIELISTSEIRISVVTRADDVNEAVRAVHSAFGLDSDSDEAVVYGGTGR
- a CDS encoding SURF1 family protein; the encoded protein is MYRFLLTPRWWGINVFVLLAIPFCVFMGSWQLSRFEARVDDHRTAKARAETDREEAARPLAELLPVDKATSGKQVTAVGRYGRQLLVPGRELDGRNGFYVLTLLRTDGGKALPVVRGWLPGTADAAKAPAPPSGEVTVTGALQASEQPGDNGVSAEGGLPSGQTAAISAASLVNLVPYDVYDAWVTLDRADSGMRTVPVSAAPNTGLDLKAFQNLGYTGEWFVFAGFVVFMWFRLLRREVEFARDAALGIAPEGSEAVVAQEDASTPVR
- a CDS encoding sensor histidine kinase, encoding MNRQLIRSYILLVAVAILLFTVPVAFTLTKQLRDDTELSVQREAATMALLLGGGDTISCEALTEVAEAYGQETPGDVQVTPTSSCTPDLHRPAEDAALARAVQKNEPTTDWGSDFIWGEQLTVTVPAQGDAAVRIVYSTSDMTRRLWQIWGFRAGLAVLVLAAAAAIGAYAARRITAPLRELNSMASKFSDGDLTARSPVTGPAETQTLARTLNQGAERLDTLVASQRIFVADASHQLRTPLTALRLSLDNIADGVDDEFVREDVEQATAEVVRMSRLVNGLLVLARAEAKVTDAEPLPLMDIVDERLTVWRPAADERGVTIALRGSGVDGRPSVLASPGHLDQVLDNVLSNALEVSPDGGTITVRLEPGSGAREVVLSVADGGPGMSDAEKSRAFDRFWRGQGLTGRSGSGLGLAVVRQLVTDDGGTVALTDAPGGGLCVRITLRAAPRTG
- a CDS encoding S9 family peptidase, which produces MTESYGSAAPGRHEETPDWEKRFRAPRVSLPDWAEDTPDRSLFVSNATGTYELYAWDRATGEQRQVTQRANGTTDGVLSPDGAWIWWFDDKDGDEFGVWRRQPFEGGEDELATPGLDPSYPAGLALGRDGRTAVVGRSTDEEGTTIHVARVGEAPFELYRHRESAGVGDLSHDGTLIAIEHTEHGDAMHSALRVVRPDGTRVAELDDTDGGKEELGLEVLGFAPVDGDTRLLIGHQRRGRWEPLVWDVATGEETDLALDLPGDVSAEWYPDGSGLLIAHSFEARSELFRYDLAGGGLERVPTPRGTVSGATARPDGSVEYLWSSAAEPPVVRSTTGQVVLDPPGMKSPGSVAVEDVWVEGPGGRIHALVQKPAGASGPLPTVFDIHGGPTWHDSDAFAAAPAAWVDHGYAVIRVNYRGSTGYGRAWTDALKVRVGLIELEDIEAVREWAVSSGLADPARLILTGGSWGGYLTLLGLGTQPDAWTLGIAAVPVADYVTAYHDEMEALKAMDRTLLGGTPEEVPDRFEASSPLTYVDDVKAPVYISAGVNDPRCPIRQIDNYVKRLEARGAVHEVYRYDAGHGSLVVDERIKQVRLELEFAERYLK
- a CDS encoding response regulator transcription factor → MHVLLVEDDEPVAESLRRGLRRYGFEVDWVTTGAAALAHAGPYDVVLLDLGLPDTDGLDVCKALRERGNVPIIVISARSDETDRVVGLELGADDYVSKPFGVREVIARIRAVMRRAQPRTAAESGPDRYGARLTIDRKAARVHVDGAEVALAPKEYDLLAFLTEEPGALMSREQIMEAVWDANWFGPTKTLDVHVAALRRKLAGVVTIEAVRGVGFRLELTT
- a CDS encoding SigE family RNA polymerase sigma factor, giving the protein MPVIAPMPAARPTRIPSQRDGADQSASAENTVAAGTTVDHLTETYRAHYRSLLGLAALLLDDTASCEDVVQEAFIRVHSARKRVRDPEKTLAYLRQTVVNLSRSALRRRILGLKLLSKPMPDMASAEEGAYDQLERDSLIKAMKGLQRRQREVLVLRYFADMTEAQVAETLGISLGSVKAYGSRGIAALRISMEASA